From one bacterium genomic stretch:
- a CDS encoding archease translates to MTSTLFYQFKSFLKKVSPAFLLDFYHFFLAFLAALIYGFSSRKIKTIGVTGTSGKSTVVAMMAAILEEAGFKVASLSSIRFCIAGKEEVNNKRMTLPGRFFVQQFLSRAVKAGCQYAVLEITSEGIAQHRHRFIGFEAVVFTNLSLEHIESHGSFEKYREVKGKLFKACRGIHILNLDDENIDYFNRFRAREKWGYSIERKVQSAKRKTTTENLKFIEATNCATIDGLRFFTGNTEFNLGLLGEFNIYNALAAIAVARSQGIDLEACRKALEGFKGVPGRMEEVIFTPFKAFVDYAITPVALEKVYQTLVSRRIPDTRYQIPDTKLICVLGSCGGGRDKWKRPVLGQIAAKHCGQIILTNEDPYDENPQEIVDDIKKGIQNTKYQIQDTKVILDRRQAISKALGLAQPGDTVIITGKGCEPSMCLANGKQITWDDRQVVREEMRKLQKYQESSLPLLNGRQKVVLEEVEKQYEILEHKADLKIRVFGKTREDLFQNAMLGMFAAADYQSDENGEVVERKIEIDSFDSATLLVDFLSRVICLCEANQEIYDGVELAQLSEKRLEGELSGRKLKQMGVQIKGATYHGLDIHQNQEGSWEATVLFDV, encoded by the coding sequence ATGACATCGACATTATTTTACCAGTTTAAAAGCTTTCTTAAAAAGGTTTCACCGGCCTTTTTGCTGGATTTTTACCATTTCTTTCTGGCTTTTCTGGCAGCCTTAATTTACGGGTTTTCTTCCAGGAAGATTAAAACTATCGGCGTTACCGGCACCAGCGGAAAATCAACCGTAGTGGCGATGATGGCGGCAATCCTGGAAGAGGCAGGTTTTAAAGTCGCCTCTTTGTCCTCAATTAGATTTTGCATTGCCGGCAAAGAAGAAGTTAATAACAAACGCATGACCTTGCCCGGCCGGTTTTTTGTCCAGCAGTTTTTGAGCAGGGCGGTCAAGGCCGGCTGCCAATACGCGGTTTTAGAAATCACCTCAGAAGGAATTGCACAGCACCGGCATAGGTTCATCGGTTTTGAGGCGGTGGTTTTCACCAATCTGAGCTTGGAACACATTGAAAGCCACGGCTCTTTTGAGAAATACCGGGAAGTGAAAGGAAAACTGTTCAAGGCCTGCAGGGGCATCCACATTTTGAATTTAGATGATGAAAACATAGATTATTTCAATCGATTCAGAGCGAGGGAGAAGTGGGGATACAGTATAGAGCGTAAAGTGCAAAGCGCAAAGCGTAAAACCACAACTGAAAACTTAAAGTTTATTGAAGCGACAAATTGCGCAACGATAGATGGTCTCAGATTTTTTACGGGAAATACAGAATTTAACTTAGGGCTTCTGGGAGAGTTTAATATTTACAATGCCTTGGCCGCCATCGCCGTGGCTAGGTCCCAAGGCATAGATTTAGAAGCCTGCCGCAAGGCTCTCGAAGGATTCAAGGGCGTTCCGGGAAGAATGGAAGAAGTTATTTTCACGCCCTTTAAGGCTTTTGTGGATTATGCCATCACCCCAGTCGCTTTAGAAAAAGTTTACCAAACTCTTGTCTCTCGTCGCATACCAGATACCAGATACCAGATACCAGATACAAAGTTAATCTGCGTTCTCGGTTCTTGCGGCGGCGGCAGAGATAAATGGAAAAGGCCAGTTTTGGGCCAGATCGCCGCCAAACATTGCGGCCAAATCATTTTGACCAACGAAGACCCCTACGATGAAAATCCGCAAGAAATTGTAGATGATATCAAAAAAGGGATACAAAATACTAAATACCAGATACAAGATACAAAGGTTATTTTAGACAGGAGACAAGCGATAAGTAAGGCCTTGGGCTTAGCACAGCCAGGCGACACGGTGATAATTACCGGCAAGGGTTGCGAACCATCAATGTGCCTGGCCAATGGCAAACAAATTACCTGGGACGACCGTCAGGTAGTGAGAGAAGAGATGCGGAAGCTTCAAAAATATCAAGAGTCGTCGCTACCACTTTTGAACGGCCGTCAAAAAGTGGTATTAGAGGAGGTTGAGAAGCAGTATGAGATTCTAGAGCATAAAGCGGATTTAAAGATCAGGGTTTTCGGGAAAACCAGAGAAGATCTTTTTCAGAATGCGATGCTGGGAATGTTCGCTGCGGCCGATTATCAATCGGACGAAAACGGTGAAGTCGTCGAACGCAAAATAGAAATCGATTCGTTTGATTCAGCGACTCTTCTAGTCGATTTCCTGAGCAGAGTCATTTGCCTTTGCGAAGCCAACCAAGAAATTTATGACGGAGTTGAGTTGGCTCAGTTATCCGAAAAACGACTGGAGGGAGAATTATCTGGCAGGAAGCTAAAGCAAATGGGGGTACAAATTAAGGGGGCGACCTATCACGGTTTAGATATTCACCAGAATCAAGAAGGTTCCTGGGAGGCGACCGTTCTTTTTGACGTTTAA
- a CDS encoding 5'-3' exonuclease H3TH domain-containing protein, with the protein METKDENRLLIVIDAHSLIHRAYHALPPLKTKDGRLVNAVYGFFTVFFKALRELRPDSVAVAFDLAAPTFRHRAFPGYKAKRERAPEEFYLQIPTIKEILGAFGVQIFEKQGFEADDIIGTIVTLAKDSPEFPDLKTIVLSSDNDVLQLVDEKVRALILKKGISQTTLYDEKAVREKYKGLSPGQLVDFKALRGDPSDNIPGVFGIGEKTATELLTSFQSLENLYSLIEQEATEELIKASVFEKLVSQKEQAFLSKKLAEICCNVKIDFNLGTCRWKDYDRLKVAEHFRDLQFFSLLSKLP; encoded by the coding sequence ATGGAGACAAAAGACGAAAACCGGCTTTTAATCGTTATCGACGCCCACTCGCTAATCCATCGCGCTTATCATGCCTTGCCGCCGCTGAAAACCAAAGACGGCAGATTAGTCAACGCCGTTTACGGGTTCTTCACCGTCTTCTTTAAGGCTCTGAGGGAGTTAAGACCGGACTCTGTTGCCGTTGCCTTTGATTTGGCTGCTCCGACTTTCCGCCACCGGGCTTTTCCTGGCTATAAAGCCAAGAGAGAAAGAGCTCCAGAAGAGTTTTACTTGCAAATCCCTACGATCAAAGAGATTCTCGGAGCTTTTGGGGTGCAGATTTTTGAGAAACAGGGTTTTGAGGCCGACGATATTATCGGTACCATTGTCACCCTTGCCAAAGACAGCCCAGAGTTTCCGGATTTGAAAACCATTGTTTTGAGCAGCGACAACGATGTCCTTCAGCTCGTAGACGAAAAAGTCAGAGCATTGATTCTTAAAAAGGGCATCAGCCAGACTACCCTCTATGACGAAAAAGCAGTTCGGGAAAAATATAAGGGTCTTAGCCCGGGTCAGCTGGTTGATTTCAAGGCCCTGCGCGGAGACCCTTCGGACAACATCCCCGGGGTTTTTGGGATCGGTGAAAAGACAGCCACCGAGCTGCTCACCAGTTTTCAGAGTTTGGAAAACCTATACTCTCTCATAGAGCAGGAAGCAACCGAGGAGTTGATAAAAGCCTCGGTTTTCGAAAAACTCGTCAGCCAAAAAGAACAAGCTTTTTTGAGCAAGAAATTGGCAGAGATCTGTTGCAATGTTAAAATCGATTTCAACCTTGGAACCTGCCGCTGGAAAGATTATGATCGCCTTAAGGTTGCAGAGCATTTCCGGGATTTGCAGTTTTTCAGCCTTTTGTCAAAATTGCCGTAG
- a CDS encoding PAS domain-containing sensor histidine kinase, which yields MNPFDFRRLVRGEDKDKKISLLLTDLASLEDYINGLLNFSPLPICFVSPLGVILETNPAFEKVSGFPSEEIIGESVEKIFDKQEVAKLAKETFSKGVVAAKELSILRKDGSAIITQVFTRVRVDEQSRPIGYFLGLFNLSGIKKTEEELRKVQAALLNILEDTEEARRGAEEEKDKTQAVITNFSDGLLFFDKNHRLTLINPKAEDFFKISKEKLIGKLVKEIAGFPEVKSLINFLGESIEEVFRKEFAVTKEIIFEVSAIPMKSGASDLGDLVVLHDVSREKMIERLKTEFVSLAAHQLRTPLSAIKWSLRMLLDGDIGEISKEQKDIVEKTYQSNERMITLINDLLNLARIEEGKYVINPVLADMVEICQSTIEFIGSDFRNKGIKLEFLKPAKKPIRVFADEEKLKLVVQNLVDNAFKYTPKGGKVTVSLKETANEVRTEVQDTGIGIADNEQKRVFTKFFRASEAVLTEPAGSGLGLYMAKNIIESHGGKIGFTSKQNKGTTFYFTLPKADSKAKQ from the coding sequence ATGAACCCTTTTGACTTTAGAAGATTGGTTAGAGGAGAAGACAAAGACAAAAAGATTTCTCTTTTGTTGACGGACTTAGCGTCCTTAGAAGACTATATCAATGGTCTTTTAAATTTTTCCCCCTTGCCCATATGTTTTGTCAGTCCCTTGGGGGTAATCTTAGAGACAAACCCAGCCTTTGAAAAAGTTTCTGGTTTTCCCAGCGAAGAGATTATCGGCGAATCGGTTGAAAAGATTTTTGATAAACAAGAGGTTGCCAAATTAGCCAAAGAGACTTTTTCTAAAGGGGTGGTTGCCGCTAAAGAGCTGTCGATATTGAGAAAAGACGGCAGCGCCATAATCACTCAAGTTTTCACCAGGGTTCGTGTTGACGAGCAGTCAAGACCAATAGGCTACTTTTTAGGGCTTTTTAATTTGAGCGGCATCAAGAAAACCGAGGAGGAATTAAGAAAAGTTCAGGCAGCCCTTTTGAACATCCTTGAAGACACTGAAGAAGCAAGACGCGGGGCCGAAGAGGAAAAAGATAAGACCCAGGCGGTCATTACCAACTTCAGCGACGGCCTCCTTTTTTTTGATAAGAATCATCGATTGACACTGATAAACCCCAAGGCTGAAGACTTTTTTAAAATTAGTAAAGAAAAATTAATAGGCAAATTGGTTAAAGAGATTGCCGGTTTTCCGGAAGTAAAATCTCTGATCAATTTTCTGGGAGAGAGTATCGAGGAAGTTTTTAGGAAGGAGTTTGCCGTCACAAAAGAGATTATCTTTGAGGTTTCAGCGATACCGATGAAAAGCGGCGCCAGCGACTTGGGCGATCTGGTGGTCTTGCACGACGTCAGCAGGGAAAAGATGATCGAAAGACTCAAGACGGAATTCGTTTCCCTGGCCGCCCATCAGCTCAGAACTCCTCTTTCGGCGATAAAGTGGAGCTTGAGAATGCTTTTGGACGGCGACATCGGGGAGATTTCCAAAGAACAGAAAGACATCGTCGAGAAAACCTATCAATCGAACGAAAGAATGATCACTCTTATCAACGACCTTCTGAACCTGGCGCGGATTGAAGAGGGCAAGTACGTTATCAATCCGGTCTTGGCCGATATGGTGGAGATTTGCCAGTCGACAATCGAGTTCATCGGCAGCGATTTCAGGAATAAAGGGATAAAACTCGAATTCCTTAAGCCGGCCAAAAAACCCATTCGGGTCTTCGCTGACGAGGAAAAATTAAAGTTGGTCGTCCAAAACCTGGTAGACAACGCTTTTAAATACACACCAAAAGGAGGCAAAGTCACCGTTTCCTTGAAAGAAACGGCCAACGAAGTCAGGACAGAAGTTCAGGACACGGGCATTGGCATTGCCGACAACGAGCAAAAAAGGGTTTTTACCAAATTCTTCCGCGCCAGCGAAGCCGTCCTGACCGAGCCGGCCGGCAGCGGCCTCGGCCTTTATATGGCAAAGAATATCATCGAGAGCCACGGCGGGAAAATCGGCTTTACTTCAAAACAGAACAAGGGAACGACTTTCTATTTCACTTTGCCAAAAGCGGATTCCAAGGCTAAACAATAA
- a CDS encoding GspE/PulE family protein, with protein MTVSKKITDKIEISRSNQSEKIKNVPGFSKIVSQYSDKNVSQLLEIIFIGAIDLDASDVHFEVEENQVKIRLRIDGVLQDLVNISLDDYRSLVSRLKLVSGIKLNVSDRPQDGRFSIVDANCEIEVRSSTLPSEYGESIVLRVLNPKSLISLEQLGLRNDLLETFRREIARPNGMIIVTGPTGSGKTTTLYAFLKEVQNPGVKIITIEDPIEYRLEGISQTQVEPDKGYDFASGLRAIVRQDPDIILVGEIRDLETANIALQAALTGHLVFSTLHANDAAGTVARLMDLGVKPPSIASAINSVVAQRLVRKVCPKCRELKVIPSQVLEEIDLSLQNLPKEIKISPLAKETKIPFAKGCEDCGFTGYRGRLGVFETMTIDAEMDRFIQTKPPTSSVKNLAVKKGLITMYQDGLIRVLEGLTTVEEIKRVVGEG; from the coding sequence ATGACTGTTTCCAAAAAAATTACCGACAAAATCGAAATCTCTCGGTCGAATCAATCGGAAAAAATTAAGAACGTTCCTGGATTTTCTAAAATCGTTTCCCAGTATTCGGACAAAAACGTCAGCCAGCTTTTGGAAATAATCTTCATCGGCGCCATTGACCTTGACGCTTCTGATGTTCATTTTGAAGTCGAGGAGAACCAGGTTAAAATCCGCCTGAGAATTGACGGCGTCCTCCAGGATCTCGTTAATATTTCCCTTGATGATTACCGATCTTTAGTCTCCCGCCTGAAGTTGGTTTCCGGAATAAAATTGAATGTCAGCGACCGACCCCAAGATGGCCGGTTTTCTATTGTTGACGCAAATTGCGAGATCGAAGTCAGATCTTCGACTCTGCCGTCTGAATACGGAGAATCAATAGTTTTGAGGGTCTTAAACCCCAAAAGTCTGATTAGTCTTGAACAGCTCGGCCTGAGAAACGACCTCCTGGAAACTTTTCGCCGGGAAATCGCCAGGCCAAACGGAATGATTATTGTCACCGGACCGACGGGATCCGGCAAAACGACGACTCTCTACGCTTTCCTGAAAGAAGTCCAAAATCCGGGCGTCAAGATTATTACCATCGAAGACCCAATCGAGTATCGGCTCGAAGGCATTTCCCAAACCCAAGTCGAGCCGGATAAAGGCTACGACTTTGCCTCGGGGTTAAGAGCTATTGTCAGACAAGATCCTGACATAATCCTGGTCGGCGAGATTAGGGACCTGGAAACTGCCAACATCGCCCTGCAAGCGGCCCTGACCGGACACTTGGTTTTCTCCACTTTGCACGCCAACGACGCCGCCGGAACCGTCGCCAGGCTGATGGATTTAGGGGTCAAGCCGCCTTCGATCGCCTCGGCGATAAACTCGGTGGTCGCCCAGCGATTGGTCAGAAAAGTCTGCCCAAAGTGCAGAGAGCTAAAAGTCATCCCTTCTCAGGTACTTGAGGAAATTGACCTGTCCCTTCAGAATCTTCCGAAAGAAATCAAAATCTCGCCGTTGGCCAAAGAAACAAAAATCCCTTTTGCCAAGGGCTGCGAAGATTGCGGTTTTACCGGTTACCGCGGAAGGTTGGGGGTTTTCGAAACTATGACGATTGACGCGGAAATGGACAGATTTATCCAGACTAAACCGCCGACCAGCAGCGTCAAGAACTTAGCCGTCAAAAAAGGACTGATAACAATGTATCAGGACGGCCTAATCAGGGTTCTCGAAGGATTGACCACGGTTGAAGAAATCAAAAGGGTGGTCGGCGAAGGGTAA
- a CDS encoding HAMP domain-containing protein — MRKYSLYSIIFGIFATSFLVASVLIYFSITSHQQDLFKAGIEEKIKLAEAIKETVGSPSWFYRMSLLKDSEKGLIAGLAKFKDVRFIRIVKSTGEIHQSTLEGEIGKKLKDIDIANVIKSEKSLIRDETLRGEDIKALIYPSYENQAIWIGFSFRETQILMSRLLWRYLLVVLLALFLGTGAMVVILRSVVDPIREITASCEDVRRGNLDVRIKTSPRTEIGDLAETFNEMLGDLKDSRQKLEEAKEVLEVRVAARTRELQDLANSLEEQVKARTEDLQGKMKELERFNRLAVDRELKMVDLKKEIKKLEEELGQPFEASRDNNSQDKA, encoded by the coding sequence ATGAGAAAGTACTCTCTGTACAGCATTATCTTCGGCATTTTTGCAACCTCTTTTCTGGTGGCCAGCGTTTTGATTTACTTTTCAATCACCAGCCATCAGCAAGATCTCTTCAAGGCAGGCATTGAGGAAAAGATAAAGCTGGCCGAGGCGATCAAGGAAACGGTCGGCTCTCCTTCCTGGTTTTACCGCATGTCCCTCTTGAAAGATTCGGAAAAAGGACTGATCGCCGGTCTGGCCAAATTCAAAGACGTTCGTTTCATCAGAATCGTAAAATCCACAGGAGAAATCCACCAGAGCACTCTTGAAGGCGAAATCGGCAAAAAGCTTAAAGACATAGATATTGCCAACGTCATCAAGTCGGAAAAAAGTCTGATTAGGGACGAAACTCTTCGCGGAGAAGACATCAAGGCGCTTATCTATCCGAGCTACGAAAACCAGGCGATCTGGATCGGCTTTTCTTTCAGAGAGACTCAGATTTTAATGAGCAGGCTTTTATGGCGGTATCTTTTAGTGGTCCTGCTGGCTTTATTTTTGGGAACGGGAGCGATGGTCGTCATTTTGAGAAGCGTCGTCGATCCGATCAGAGAGATTACCGCCAGTTGCGAGGACGTCAGGCGGGGAAATCTCGACGTCAGGATCAAAACCAGCCCGAGAACCGAGATTGGGGATTTGGCGGAAACTTTTAACGAAATGCTTGGAGACCTCAAGGATTCTCGCCAAAAATTGGAAGAGGCGAAAGAGGTTTTAGAAGTCAGGGTAGCGGCTAGGACCAGGGAGCTTCAGGATTTGGCCAATAGCCTTGAAGAACAGGTAAAAGCCAGGACAGAAGATCTTCAGGGAAAGATGAAAGAACTCGAAAGATTTAACCGTTTGGCAGTCGACCGCGAGCTGAAAATGGTCGATTTAAAAAAAGAAATTAAGAAATTAGAAGAGGAACTTGGCCAGCCGTTCGAGGCTAGCCGGGACAATAATTCTCAAGACAAAGCTTAA
- a CDS encoding response regulator, protein MKKILIIEDEEIMLDLLQRKLVARGYQISLARDGEEGLKKMKEERPDMVLLDLIMPKMDGFSVMEEIRKDDNLKKIPLIVISNSGQPVEISRIKELGAKDWLIKTEFDPQELAEKVKSLFGE, encoded by the coding sequence ATGAAAAAGATCTTAATCATAGAGGATGAAGAGATTATGCTGGATCTGCTGCAAAGGAAGCTGGTTGCCCGTGGCTACCAGATTTCCCTGGCGAGAGACGGGGAGGAAGGTTTGAAAAAGATGAAAGAAGAAAGGCCGGACATGGTCCTGCTGGATTTAATTATGCCCAAAATGGACGGGTTTTCGGTTATGGAAGAGATTCGAAAAGACGATAATTTAAAAAAGATTCCCCTGATCGTCATTTCCAATTCCGGCCAGCCGGTGGAGATCAGCCGGATCAAGGAATTGGGAGCTAAAGACTGGCTGATAAAGACGGAGTTTGACCCCCAGGAGTTGGCTGAAAAAGTAAAGAGTTTATTCGGGGAGTAA
- the holA gene encoding DNA polymerase III subunit delta: protein MIIFLYGQDSFRARLKLNEIIDQYRKVRRSGLNLFYCDFQEDEFLAFKEKLETVPMFAERKLFILENVFLNSDLSKDFLDYMIKNKRNLGDDILVFFEPGDLDRRGSLFSFLTKTAKFQEFKLLDGQSLKQWLKKEAEKLGAEISSSAIEKLVVYFSNDSWRLSNELKKLASFKKGKKIEPEDVELLATPEVAANIFKTIDAVATQDRRKALELTGQHFDEGDSPAYLLAMINYQFRNLLIVKDLLEKGKPLRNSGLNDFVARKCYFLAQKFAFSRLKKIYSKILEIDLKIKTGKISPRQGLELLISEI, encoded by the coding sequence ATGATAATTTTTCTTTACGGCCAAGATAGTTTTCGGGCCAGGTTAAAGCTCAATGAAATTATTGACCAGTATCGGAAAGTCCGCCGCAGCGGACTCAATTTATTTTACTGCGATTTCCAGGAAGACGAATTTCTTGCTTTCAAAGAAAAGCTGGAAACCGTTCCGATGTTTGCCGAGAGAAAACTATTCATCTTAGAGAACGTCTTTTTGAACTCTGATTTGAGCAAGGATTTTCTGGACTACATGATCAAAAACAAACGGAATCTAGGCGACGACATCTTGGTTTTCTTTGAACCCGGGGATCTAGACCGTCGCGGCAGTCTCTTCAGCTTTCTGACGAAAACCGCTAAATTCCAGGAGTTCAAGCTGTTGGACGGGCAATCTTTAAAACAATGGCTCAAGAAAGAGGCTGAGAAACTGGGAGCTGAAATCAGCTCATCAGCCATTGAAAAACTGGTCGTTTATTTTAGCAATGATTCTTGGAGGCTTTCGAACGAGCTGAAAAAACTAGCCAGTTTTAAAAAAGGTAAAAAGATTGAGCCAGAAGACGTTGAGCTATTGGCAACGCCAGAGGTCGCGGCCAATATTTTCAAAACCATCGACGCCGTCGCTACCCAGGACCGGCGGAAAGCCCTAGAATTAACTGGCCAGCATTTTGACGAAGGGGATTCGCCGGCGTATCTTTTGGCGATGATCAATTACCAATTCCGGAATCTCTTGATAGTCAAAGACCTTTTAGAGAAAGGCAAGCCTTTAAGGAATTCCGGGCTCAATGATTTTGTTGCCAGGAAGTGCTATTTTCTCGCCCAGAAATTTGCTTTCTCGAGATTAAAGAAAATCTATTCCAAGATTCTAGAAATCGATCTGAAAATAAAAACCGGGAAAATCTCTCCCCGGCAGGGTTTAGAGCTCTTGATTTCCGAGATCTAG
- the rpsT gene encoding 30S ribosomal protein S20 — protein MAITKSAKKAFRQSQRRRRQNRINTENIKKLEKKIESLLAEKKTTEAKSLLPKISKALDKAAKRGVIKKNKASRKKSRISQLIKRSEAKT, from the coding sequence ATGGCTATCACCAAGTCGGCGAAAAAGGCTTTCCGCCAGAGCCAAAGGAGAAGAAGACAAAACCGGATTAACACCGAAAACATCAAGAAACTCGAAAAGAAAATCGAATCGCTTTTGGCTGAGAAAAAAACAACTGAGGCAAAGAGCCTCCTGCCCAAAATTTCAAAAGCTCTGGACAAAGCCGCCAAAAGAGGAGTCATCAAAAAAAATAAGGCCTCGAGGAAAAAATCAAGGATCAGTCAGCTGATAAAGAGATCTGAAGCTAAAACCTAG
- the uvrB gene encoding excinuclease ABC subunit UvrB, whose amino-acid sequence MNVKHNHFLRGVNFKLSSPFKPAGDQPQSIKKLAVNLEAGAKHQVFLGVTGSGKSYVMAKVIENLQRPALIIEPNKVLAAQLYQEFKEFFPKSPVHYFVSYYDYYQPESYIPQTDTYIEKDASINEEIDRLRHQAVQDLLSFKEVIVVASVSCIYNLGSPATYSNIVLEIKPGQDISRKDFLKQLIFLQYQRNDIDLKPGAFRVRGDIVEIRLVTGRETLRAEFWRDEINSLYVSKDSLLSDYKPLSNSYLLYPAKFWVTPESKLKTAIENIKLELGERLKFLKKQKKLLEAERLDQRTNFDLQMMLETGYCHGIENYSRHLEFRKPGQAPFSLLDYFQLANPNFLVFIDESHLTCSQIKAMSVQDRARKKILIEYGFRLPSAVDNRPLTYQEFENKATQITYVSATPGDLEIAKSGRKYYVEQLIRPTGLLEPEIEIRPTKNQIKDLIEEIRRRVDHKQRALVITLTKRLAEDLNDFFRDQGIRSHWLHSETKTLERPKILKNLRLGEIDVLVGINLLREGLDLPEVSLVAILDADKEGFLRSQNTLIQTMGRASRNLQGKVILYADKTTKSMGLAIKEIKRRRKIQAKYNLEHKLSPRAISKAVRDWPFAIIEEKQVEAEFWGIYDRQLLEKEMKEAANNLDFERAAKIRDIIKKLQKPLSKTAK is encoded by the coding sequence ATGAACGTAAAACATAATCATTTCCTACGGGGCGTGAATTTCAAGCTCTCTTCCCCATTCAAGCCCGCCGGCGATCAACCGCAGTCAATAAAGAAATTGGCGGTTAATCTTGAAGCCGGCGCCAAGCACCAGGTGTTTTTGGGAGTTACCGGATCTGGCAAAAGCTATGTGATGGCCAAGGTGATTGAAAACCTTCAGAGGCCGGCTTTGATCATCGAGCCGAATAAAGTTCTGGCAGCCCAGCTCTACCAGGAATTCAAAGAGTTTTTCCCAAAAAGCCCTGTCCACTATTTTGTTTCCTATTACGACTACTACCAGCCCGAATCTTACATTCCCCAGACCGATACCTATATCGAAAAAGACGCCAGCATCAATGAAGAAATTGACCGGCTGCGCCATCAGGCGGTCCAGGACCTGCTTTCTTTTAAGGAAGTTATTGTCGTCGCTTCCGTTTCCTGCATCTACAACTTGGGTTCGCCGGCAACCTACAGCAACATTGTTCTAGAAATAAAACCCGGGCAGGATATTTCCAGAAAAGATTTCTTGAAGCAACTGATTTTTCTGCAGTACCAGCGCAATGACATCGACTTGAAACCGGGCGCTTTCAGAGTCAGGGGAGACATTGTTGAAATTCGTCTGGTAACCGGCAGAGAAACTCTGCGGGCCGAATTCTGGAGAGACGAGATCAACAGCCTCTATGTTTCAAAGGATTCTCTGCTATCGGATTATAAGCCCTTATCCAATAGTTATCTGCTCTACCCCGCTAAGTTCTGGGTAACTCCAGAGTCAAAACTTAAAACCGCTATAGAGAATATTAAACTCGAGCTTGGAGAAAGATTAAAATTCTTGAAGAAGCAAAAGAAACTCCTCGAAGCGGAACGGCTGGATCAGAGAACCAACTTTGACCTCCAGATGATGCTGGAAACCGGCTACTGCCACGGCATTGAAAACTATTCGCGGCACCTTGAGTTCCGGAAACCCGGCCAGGCCCCTTTCAGCCTTTTGGATTATTTCCAGCTGGCCAATCCAAATTTTCTGGTCTTTATCGACGAATCCCACCTGACCTGCTCTCAGATAAAAGCGATGTCGGTCCAGGATCGAGCCAGAAAGAAAATCCTGATCGAGTACGGCTTCAGGCTGCCGTCGGCTGTAGACAACCGCCCCCTGACCTATCAAGAGTTTGAGAACAAAGCCACCCAGATTACTTATGTCTCGGCCACTCCAGGCGACTTGGAAATAGCTAAGTCCGGTAGAAAATATTATGTCGAGCAGCTGATCAGGCCGACCGGGCTTTTAGAGCCGGAAATAGAAATTAGGCCGACGAAAAACCAAATAAAGGATTTAATTGAAGAGATAAGGCGTAGGGTCGATCATAAACAGAGGGCCCTGGTCATCACTCTGACCAAAAGACTGGCCGAAGATCTTAACGATTTTTTCAGAGACCAAGGAATCCGCAGCCACTGGCTTCATTCAGAAACCAAAACTTTGGAAAGGCCAAAAATACTTAAAAATCTGAGGCTGGGAGAAATCGACGTCCTAGTCGGAATCAATCTGTTGAGAGAAGGCTTGGATCTTCCCGAGGTCTCTCTGGTGGCAATCCTAGACGCCGACAAAGAAGGTTTCCTGAGGTCTCAAAACACCCTGATCCAAACCATGGGCAGAGCTTCCCGGAATCTTCAAGGGAAAGTTATCCTCTACGCCGACAAAACCACCAAGTCTATGGGCCTGGCGATCAAAGAGATAAAAAGAAGGAGAAAAATCCAGGCAAAATACAACCTGGAGCACAAGCTGTCGCCGAGAGCAATCTCAAAAGCGGTGCGCGACTGGCCGTTTGCCATCATAGAAGAAAAACAGGTTGAAGCCGAATTTTGGGGCATTTACGACCGGCAGTTACTTGAGAAAGAAATGAAAGAGGCGGCAAACAACCTTGATTTTGAGAGAGCGGCAAAGATCAGAGATATCATCAAGAAACTCCAGAAACCCTTGTCCAAAACCGCCAAATAG
- a CDS encoding response regulator → MPKKILIVEDDKFLRELIIRKLTNEGYQISEATDGESGVKAIKSEKPDLVLLDLILPGIDGFEALTRIRQDQETAGIPVIILSNLGQKEDIERGLKLGATDYLIKAHFAPGEIVEKITAILK, encoded by the coding sequence ATGCCTAAAAAGATTCTAATTGTCGAGGATGACAAATTCTTAAGGGAGTTAATCATCAGGAAACTAACGAACGAGGGTTATCAAATTTCCGAGGCAACCGACGGCGAGAGCGGGGTCAAGGCCATCAAGTCTGAGAAACCAGACTTGGTTCTATTGGATTTGATCCTTCCCGGCATCGACGGCTTTGAGGCCCTGACCAGAATTAGGCAGGATCAAGAGACGGCCGGGATCCCGGTGATAATTCTCTCGAACCTCGGCCAGAAAGAAGACATTGAGCGGGGATTAAAGCTCGGAGCGACCGATTATCTGATCAAGGCTCATTTTGCTCCGGGGGAAATCGTTGAAAAGATCACCGCTATTCTCAAGTAG